The Pedobacter frigiditerrae genomic sequence ACAGACTGGATGGCTTATAGTCCAAATAAGACGTTAACATTTAGTACACAAGGCATTAATCCTTATTTTGTAAATGCCTTCGACGTTGTTAAAATCTTATCTAAGAATAGAGATTTATCGGCTTATGCAACTGCTATTAAAGAAGTGTATTTTTTTGGTTCGGGATGTTCTTCACCAGATAAACATGAAATTATTTCAAATGGTCTTTCTACTTTTTTCACCAATGCATTTATAAGTGTTGATCATGATTTAATTGGATCTGCCTATGCCACCTGTGGAGATAAGAAAGGTTTAACTTGCATTTTAGGAACAGGATCTAACATCGCTTATTATGATGGAACTGAAGTCCATAGAAGTAATCATGGATTAGGTTATGTTTTAGGAGATGAGGGTTCTGGAACTTATTTTGGAAGGAAAATATTGGTTAGTTATCTACACAAT encodes the following:
- a CDS encoding N-acetylglucosamine kinase is translated as MILVADSGSSKTDWMAYSPNKTLTFSTQGINPYFVNAFDVVKILSKNRDLSAYATAIKEVYFFGSGCSSPDKHEIISNGLSTFFTNAFISVDHDLIGSAYATCGDKKGLTCILGTGSNIAYYDGTEVHRSNHGLGYVLGDEGSGTYFGRKILVSYLHNKMPEELRLEFAKNFEVDRDTIITNIYQKPFPNSYLATFSRFMIAHKEHPFIQQILKEGFQEFIDTNVKDYKAYKTLECNFVGSISYYYQDALKSVFAENGIKVGKILQKPIEGIFDYILKREGITA